One stretch of Alcaligenes aquatilis DNA includes these proteins:
- a CDS encoding glycosyltransferase family 4 protein, whose product MNILFFVSSLNAGGAERVASTLANAWGLRGDQVTLVPTYSGGGSAFYPIDSKVELVWLAHRMRGSWLPKPLTKLRAMRKLVREKQPDVIVSFLTNVNINVLLGLGGMGVPIVVGERTNPAFSSSAGKLLQSLRRRLYPKAQVVTVQTRASVAAFQAMVPGMKQVMVVPNPLPQALDAVQREVRVEENRHCTLMAMGRLVPSKRFDVLIRVFAGLAAEYPEWKLKIWGDGPQRAQLVQQIAMSGAADRIELAGKTAQPWQEMARSHAFVMTSEVEGFPNVLLEAMAMGLPTVTVDCPSGPREISSDGKDALLVPVGDEGALTAALAELMGDGVFRGVLGRRAAAAVRQRYELEQVLRNWDQVFQAARGGIEEGAKA is encoded by the coding sequence GTGAATATTCTGTTTTTCGTCAGCTCCCTGAACGCAGGCGGTGCCGAGCGTGTCGCTTCTACATTGGCCAATGCCTGGGGGCTGCGAGGCGATCAGGTCACCCTGGTGCCGACCTACAGCGGTGGGGGCAGTGCCTTTTACCCTATCGACTCCAAGGTGGAGCTGGTGTGGTTGGCCCACCGCATGCGTGGCAGTTGGCTGCCTAAACCTTTGACCAAGCTGCGCGCCATGCGCAAGTTGGTGCGTGAAAAACAGCCCGATGTCATTGTGTCGTTTCTGACCAATGTGAATATCAATGTTTTGCTGGGACTGGGCGGCATGGGCGTGCCTATTGTGGTGGGCGAGCGTACCAACCCGGCCTTTAGCAGCAGTGCGGGCAAGCTGTTGCAAAGTCTGCGCCGTCGTCTGTATCCCAAGGCTCAGGTGGTCACCGTTCAGACCCGAGCCAGTGTCGCGGCGTTTCAGGCCATGGTGCCGGGCATGAAACAGGTCATGGTCGTGCCCAACCCTTTGCCGCAGGCTTTGGATGCCGTGCAACGCGAGGTAAGGGTAGAAGAGAACCGACACTGCACCTTGATGGCGATGGGGCGTCTGGTGCCTTCCAAGCGCTTTGATGTTTTGATCCGCGTGTTTGCAGGACTGGCTGCCGAGTACCCCGAATGGAAATTGAAAATCTGGGGCGATGGTCCGCAGCGGGCCCAATTGGTGCAGCAGATTGCCATGTCCGGTGCTGCTGACCGTATCGAGCTGGCTGGAAAAACGGCCCAGCCCTGGCAGGAAATGGCGCGCTCCCATGCTTTTGTTATGACTTCGGAAGTGGAAGGTTTCCCGAACGTGCTGCTGGAGGCCATGGCGATGGGCTTGCCCACCGTGACGGTTGATTGCCCCAGCGGCCCGCGCGAGATCAGCTCCGATGGCAAAGACGCCTTGTTGGTTCCGGTGGGGGACGAAGGCGCCTTGACCGCTGCCCTGGCCGAATTGATGGGTGATGGCGTGTTTCGGGGTGTATTGGGCCGACGTGCCGCTGCAGCGGTGCGCCAGCGTTATGAGCTAGAGCAGGTTTTGCGTAACTGGGACCAGGTCTTTCAGGCCGCCCGTGGCGGTATAGAAGAAGGAGCCAAAGCATGA
- a CDS encoding glycosyltransferase family 4 protein, translating into MLLIHSLGGGGAERVAVDLSAAWVARGYRVSLVTQAGRDKDAYTVAEGVERHVLGTAGSSRGRLDALWKNWRRVRRVRSLIRKTKPDVVLGMMTTSSVLAISAAKGLPCKVIATEHTHPPSQSMSSFWQKARLRTYPQAHAVIALTAGTADWLREHVPGSQVQVIPNAVRWPMDSTEPVVPVPELPKGRKRLLAVGRLHPVKGFDTLIESFAMLSNYFPDWDLVILGEGEQRAPLEARIEELELQERIALPGRVGNMADWYEQSDLYVLSSRMEGLSNSLLEAMASGLTAVAFDCDTGPREIIRANIDGVLVRPVEDVEALAAHLSDLMSNEDKRQRLARRAIDVRDRFSSARVLALWQQVLEQCWRRP; encoded by the coding sequence ATGCTGCTTATCCACTCTTTGGGTGGAGGCGGGGCAGAACGTGTTGCCGTCGATTTAAGCGCAGCCTGGGTGGCGCGTGGCTATCGAGTGTCTTTGGTGACTCAGGCTGGCCGTGATAAAGATGCGTATACCGTGGCAGAAGGCGTGGAGCGCCATGTGCTCGGGACGGCAGGTAGCAGTCGTGGGCGTCTGGATGCCTTGTGGAAGAACTGGCGCCGAGTACGCCGAGTACGCTCGCTGATACGCAAAACCAAGCCCGATGTGGTGCTGGGTATGATGACAACCTCCTCGGTTCTGGCCATTTCTGCCGCCAAAGGCTTGCCCTGCAAGGTGATTGCGACCGAGCATACACATCCTCCCTCCCAGTCCATGTCTTCTTTCTGGCAAAAGGCCCGTTTGCGTACTTATCCCCAAGCCCATGCGGTGATTGCCCTGACTGCCGGTACGGCAGACTGGCTGCGCGAGCATGTGCCCGGCAGTCAGGTGCAGGTGATCCCCAATGCCGTGCGTTGGCCTATGGACAGCACCGAACCTGTTGTGCCCGTGCCCGAGCTGCCAAAAGGGCGTAAACGCTTATTGGCCGTAGGGCGACTGCACCCGGTCAAGGGGTTTGACACCCTGATTGAATCGTTTGCCATGCTGTCCAACTATTTCCCCGATTGGGATTTGGTGATTCTGGGCGAAGGCGAGCAGCGCGCTCCTTTGGAAGCACGTATTGAAGAGCTGGAGCTGCAAGAGCGGATTGCGCTGCCCGGTCGGGTCGGCAATATGGCGGACTGGTACGAGCAGTCTGATCTGTATGTGCTCAGTTCCCGAATGGAAGGCTTGTCCAACAGTTTGTTGGAAGCGATGGCCAGTGGTTTGACGGCGGTAGCCTTTGATTGCGACACCGGCCCGCGTGAGATCATTCGCGCCAATATCGACGGTGTCTTGGTACGTCCGGTCGAAGATGTGGAAGCGCTGGCCGCCCATTTATCCGATCTGATGTCCAACGAGGACAAACGCCAGAGGTTGGCGCGTCGTGCCATAGATGTGCGCGACCGCTTTTCCTCGGCCCGCGTTCTGGCGCTGTGGCAGCAAGTGTTGGAACAGTGTTGGCGTCGGCCTTAA
- the murJ gene encoding murein biosynthesis integral membrane protein MurJ, translating into MIWAGLKARLSSLHDDHRRIALGAMRVAFFLLLGKAAGAFKEMAVAYRYGVSDVVDAYQFTMVMANWLPVTIVGSMSVVLIPVLVRLHRLEPAARSRFLGELKAWCIVLGCVLGVLIWISWPWVLQWTGQGLSPAVHEMSRELLFAFAPAAVLTLMIGLSAARLRAHERHINTLLESVPAFVILIWVLAAGGNAGIGPLLWGTLLGMTIQAVWLMILASRADQIWARPTISLRAEQWPDLLKAATIMLVGQVAMSFVGPIDQYTAANLGANANATLGYATRLLALVLGVGAASVGRAALPVLADIQSRGDNARARSMALKWSVMMLLAGGVAAAIGVLLAPWGVALLFERGAFTAQDTATVAQVFSWGLVQLPFYFGVLILVQLLASQNRYKSMAIIAVINFLVKAALNPILAARMGPSGIMLATSLMYAASFTCYFILALRPASAFASGSQE; encoded by the coding sequence TTGATTTGGGCCGGCCTGAAAGCACGTCTGTCTAGTCTGCATGACGACCACCGCCGCATTGCCCTGGGGGCGATGCGGGTGGCGTTTTTTCTATTGCTGGGCAAGGCAGCGGGCGCTTTCAAAGAAATGGCGGTGGCCTATCGCTACGGTGTAAGCGATGTCGTCGATGCCTACCAGTTCACAATGGTCATGGCCAACTGGTTGCCAGTGACGATTGTCGGCTCTATGTCTGTGGTGTTGATTCCCGTGCTGGTGCGCTTGCATCGTCTGGAACCGGCTGCGCGCAGCCGTTTTCTGGGTGAGCTCAAAGCCTGGTGCATTGTGCTGGGCTGCGTATTGGGAGTCTTGATCTGGATTAGCTGGCCCTGGGTGCTGCAATGGACCGGACAAGGGCTAAGCCCTGCCGTTCATGAAATGAGCCGGGAGTTGTTGTTTGCCTTTGCGCCTGCGGCGGTTCTAACGCTGATGATTGGCCTGAGTGCCGCCCGCTTGCGGGCACATGAGCGGCATATCAATACCTTGCTGGAAAGTGTCCCAGCCTTTGTCATTCTGATCTGGGTGCTGGCAGCGGGCGGGAATGCCGGTATTGGTCCCTTGCTTTGGGGCACCTTACTGGGCATGACCATTCAGGCGGTGTGGCTGATGATTCTGGCCTCACGGGCCGATCAGATCTGGGCTCGCCCCACAATCAGCCTGCGTGCCGAGCAGTGGCCGGATTTGCTCAAGGCCGCCACCATCATGCTGGTGGGGCAGGTTGCCATGAGCTTTGTCGGCCCTATCGACCAATATACGGCGGCCAATTTGGGGGCTAATGCCAACGCGACGTTGGGCTACGCCACTCGTTTGCTGGCTCTGGTGCTGGGGGTGGGTGCTGCCTCCGTAGGCCGTGCTGCCTTGCCTGTACTGGCTGATATTCAAAGTCGGGGTGATAACGCCCGTGCTCGCTCCATGGCCTTGAAGTGGTCGGTCATGATGTTGCTGGCCGGTGGGGTGGCTGCCGCTATTGGCGTTCTGTTGGCTCCTTGGGGGGTGGCACTGCTGTTTGAGCGTGGTGCGTTCACGGCGCAGGATACGGCCACTGTCGCCCAGGTGTTTAGCTGGGGGTTGGTGCAACTGCCCTTTTATTTTGGGGTGCTGATTCTGGTGCAGTTGCTGGCCAGTCAGAACCGTTATAAATCCATGGCAATCATTGCCGTGATCAATTTTTTGGTGAAAGCGGCCCTGAACCCGATTCTGGCGGCGCGCATGGGCCCGTCGGGCATCATGCTGGCGACCAGTCTGATGTATGCGGCTTCTTTCACTTGTTATTTCATCTTGGCCTTGAGGCCAGCCAGTGCCTTCGCGTCTGGTTCGCAGGAATAG
- a CDS encoding SDR family oxidoreductase, whose protein sequence is MSSTFEQANQQLRNQPKTWLVTGCAGFIGSNLLEALLKMDQQVVGLDNFATGHQYNLDEVRDQVGAERWARFRFIEGDIRSLDTCREAVKGVDYVLHQAALGSVPRSLNDPLTSNEVNVSGALNMMVAARDEQVKAFVYAASSSTYGDHPGLPKVEDTIGRPLSPYAVTKFVNELYADVFASAYGFSSVGLRYFNVFGKRQDPNGAYAAVIPKWVSAMIQNQDVQINGDGQTSRDFCFIDNVIQMNILAAVQQKPAVAEVYNVAVNARTSLNELFEHLKQTLSSNGVNYTKQPIYADFRAGDVLHSQADITKARTQLGYEPTHTMLQGLNTAMPWYVAFLS, encoded by the coding sequence ATGAGCTCTACATTTGAACAGGCGAACCAGCAATTGCGTAACCAGCCCAAAACCTGGCTGGTTACGGGCTGTGCCGGCTTTATCGGGTCCAACCTGCTGGAAGCTCTGCTGAAAATGGATCAGCAGGTGGTGGGTCTGGACAACTTTGCAACCGGCCACCAATACAATCTGGATGAAGTGCGTGATCAGGTCGGTGCCGAGCGCTGGGCCCGTTTTCGCTTTATTGAAGGCGATATTCGCAGCCTGGATACCTGTCGCGAAGCCGTCAAGGGCGTGGACTATGTGCTGCACCAGGCGGCTCTGGGTTCGGTACCACGTTCCTTGAACGATCCGCTCACGTCCAACGAGGTCAATGTGAGCGGTGCCCTGAATATGATGGTGGCAGCGCGTGACGAACAGGTTAAAGCCTTTGTGTATGCGGCTTCCAGCTCTACATATGGTGATCACCCCGGCTTGCCCAAGGTGGAAGATACGATTGGTCGCCCTTTGTCCCCCTACGCGGTCACCAAATTCGTGAACGAGCTGTATGCGGATGTGTTTGCCAGTGCCTATGGCTTTTCCAGCGTGGGCCTGCGTTACTTCAACGTGTTTGGTAAACGTCAGGACCCTAACGGTGCATACGCCGCAGTGATTCCCAAATGGGTCTCGGCCATGATCCAGAACCAGGATGTGCAAATTAATGGGGATGGCCAAACCAGCCGCGATTTCTGCTTTATCGACAACGTCATTCAAATGAATATCCTGGCCGCCGTGCAGCAAAAGCCGGCTGTGGCTGAGGTGTATAACGTCGCTGTCAATGCCCGCACCAGCCTGAACGAGTTGTTCGAGCACTTGAAGCAGACCTTGAGCAGCAATGGTGTGAATTACACCAAGCAGCCCATCTATGCCGATTTTCGCGCCGGTGATGTACTGCACTCCCAAGCGGATATCACCAAGGCTCGTACACAATTGGGTTACGAGCCGACTCACACGATGTTGCAGGGTTTGAATACAGCCATGCCCTGGTACGTGGCGTTCCTGAGTTGA
- the tviB gene encoding Vi polysaccharide biosynthesis UDP-N-acetylglucosamine C-6 dehydrogenase TviB, which produces MKLQLENVKLAVIGLGYVGLPLAVEFGKKRSVIGFDINARRVAELKEGVDRTLEVESAELAQASGLSYSCEADELAQANVFIVTVPTPIDQFKQPDLTPLVRASETIGKVLKRGDIVIYESTVYPGATEEVCVPVLEQVSGLRFNEDFYAGYSPERINPGDKEHRVSTIKKVTSGSTPEVAELVDALYREIIVVGTFKASSIRVAEAAKVIENTQRDVNIALINELALIFNRLGIDTLDVLEAAGTKWNFLPFRPGLVGGHCIGVDPYYLTHKAQAIGYHPEIILAGRRLNDSMGGYVASQLVKAMTKRRIQVQGARVLLLGLAFKENCPDLRNTRIVDIVHELKQYDVHVDVYDPWVDPKEAQHEYGITPVETPQAGEYDGVIVAVAHKQFKEMGVEGVRQWGKPEHVLYDLKYVFDREQSDLRL; this is translated from the coding sequence ATGAAGTTGCAACTTGAGAATGTGAAACTGGCCGTCATTGGCTTGGGATATGTCGGTTTGCCTTTGGCGGTAGAGTTTGGCAAAAAGCGTTCCGTTATTGGTTTTGACATTAACGCGCGTCGTGTCGCCGAACTCAAGGAAGGGGTAGACCGTACTTTGGAGGTCGAGAGCGCAGAGCTGGCCCAGGCCAGTGGTCTGAGCTATTCCTGCGAGGCTGATGAGCTGGCTCAGGCCAATGTGTTCATCGTGACCGTGCCGACACCTATTGATCAATTCAAGCAGCCCGATCTGACCCCGCTGGTCCGTGCTTCCGAGACGATCGGTAAAGTGCTCAAGCGTGGCGATATCGTCATATACGAATCCACGGTTTACCCTGGCGCTACCGAAGAAGTGTGTGTGCCCGTGCTGGAACAAGTGTCGGGTCTGCGCTTCAACGAAGATTTCTACGCCGGTTACAGCCCGGAGCGTATCAATCCGGGCGACAAGGAACACCGCGTTTCCACCATCAAGAAAGTCACTTCCGGCTCGACGCCTGAAGTGGCTGAGCTGGTGGATGCCTTGTATCGCGAAATCATTGTGGTGGGCACCTTCAAGGCCAGCTCCATTCGTGTGGCTGAGGCTGCCAAGGTGATCGAGAACACCCAGCGTGACGTGAATATCGCTCTGATCAACGAATTGGCCCTGATTTTCAACCGTCTGGGCATCGATACCCTGGACGTGCTGGAAGCGGCGGGCACCAAGTGGAACTTCCTGCCTTTCCGTCCCGGTCTGGTGGGCGGTCACTGCATTGGCGTAGACCCCTACTACCTGACCCACAAGGCGCAAGCCATCGGTTACCACCCCGAGATTATTCTGGCTGGTCGTCGTCTGAACGACTCGATGGGCGGCTACGTGGCTTCACAACTGGTTAAAGCTATGACCAAGCGCCGCATCCAGGTGCAAGGTGCGCGCGTCCTGTTGTTGGGTCTGGCCTTTAAGGAAAACTGCCCGGATCTGCGTAATACCCGAATTGTCGATATCGTGCATGAACTCAAGCAATACGATGTCCATGTAGACGTGTATGACCCATGGGTTGACCCCAAAGAAGCCCAGCACGAATACGGTATTACGCCTGTCGAGACTCCCCAAGCAGGTGAGTACGACGGCGTGATCGTGGCTGTTGCCCACAAGCAGTTCAAAGAGATGGGTGTGGAAGGCGTGCGCCAATGGGGCAAGCCCGAGCATGTACTCTATGACTTGAAGTATGTGTTCGATCGCGAACAGTCTGATCTGCGCCTTTAA
- a CDS encoding MraY family glycosyltransferase, translating to MGESLTWLYICVVAFMVGGLIVASERWHGRLTGDSDLSKPQASHSRPTPRVGGLAVVAGSLAGLLVLGPSNMTLTWLWPVLFLAAMPVFVAGLVEDITKDVGSLKRLLAAFLSAAIAWWLLGGVSRVGVSWADWVLGFWPISLLFTMIAVGGCTHALNIIDGMNGLAGMIATLMALSLALVALQVQDIPIFLIAASLASATLGFLVWNFPFGRVFLGDGGAYFLGFMLAELAVQLVVRNPSVSPFYALAVLFYPVFETMFSIWRRRFKRGVPVDQPDALHLHQLVFRRLVRATFSRDSGGALPTFCNAMTSPYLWVLALIGLVPATIWWDNTWALCASMLAFSLVYIWLYSRLVSWRRPSWLLLPSVRRRVDRD from the coding sequence ATGGGGGAGTCCCTAACTTGGTTGTATATCTGTGTCGTGGCTTTTATGGTCGGCGGGCTTATTGTGGCCTCCGAGCGTTGGCATGGCCGTCTGACTGGGGACAGCGACCTTAGTAAACCTCAAGCGTCCCACTCCCGCCCGACCCCTCGCGTGGGTGGGCTGGCCGTGGTTGCAGGCAGTTTGGCCGGTTTGCTGGTTCTGGGTCCCAGCAATATGACACTGACCTGGCTGTGGCCAGTCTTGTTTCTGGCAGCCATGCCGGTCTTTGTGGCGGGTCTGGTCGAGGACATTACCAAGGACGTCGGCTCCTTGAAGCGTTTGCTGGCTGCCTTCCTGTCGGCGGCGATTGCCTGGTGGTTGCTGGGTGGCGTGTCGCGCGTTGGAGTCAGCTGGGCCGATTGGGTTCTGGGCTTCTGGCCCATTTCGCTGCTCTTTACCATGATTGCCGTGGGCGGCTGTACACATGCCCTCAATATTATTGACGGGATGAACGGCCTGGCGGGCATGATCGCCACCTTGATGGCTCTGTCGCTGGCGTTGGTGGCTTTGCAGGTGCAGGACATTCCTATTTTTCTGATTGCGGCCTCACTGGCCTCGGCCACCTTGGGCTTTCTGGTGTGGAATTTTCCATTCGGACGAGTTTTCCTGGGGGATGGCGGCGCGTATTTCCTGGGATTCATGCTGGCTGAACTGGCTGTGCAACTGGTGGTGCGTAACCCCAGTGTGTCGCCGTTTTACGCCTTGGCCGTGCTGTTTTATCCTGTTTTCGAAACGATGTTTTCGATCTGGCGGCGCCGCTTCAAGCGTGGTGTGCCCGTGGACCAGCCCGATGCACTGCATCTGCACCAACTGGTGTTTCGTCGTCTGGTGCGTGCCACGTTCAGTCGTGACAGCGGTGGGGCCTTGCCCACGTTTTGTAATGCCATGACTTCGCCTTACCTATGGGTTTTGGCCTTGATCGGTTTGGTTCCGGCCACGATCTGGTGGGACAATACCTGGGCGTTGTGTGCCAGCATGCTGGCCTTCTCATTGGTTTATATCTGGCTCTATTCCCGTCTGGTTTCGTGGCGTCGCCCTTCCTGGTTGCTGTTGCCCTCGGTACGGCGGCGAGTAGATCGGGACTGA
- a CDS encoding LysR family transcriptional regulator — protein MAARRGDNPLDTYLLRVFCLLVTERSVSRTAFKMNQSQPAISAALRRLRDIIGDPLLVREKGGMVPTERAMGLLAHAKGALAEIDCMVNAPDSFDPQVSRSEFHIGAPDYLAPVFIGGVVERMRREAPGARLNLHSLDASFDFERSLAEGDLDMVIGNWPEPPDRMHLSVLLEDQIVCLVAATHPLARKGLTMDDYVRARHVVPMPYSINQRGVIDTTLASLRIQRDESVAVQSFSAAPYLLQNTDLIFTTSRHFAEFYCRLLPLAILEAPLEFPPMRFYQLWHERNRHSPSHRWLRRLLTECGNQLASTEPLSQPDS, from the coding sequence ATGGCCGCCCGACGTGGGGATAACCCGCTTGATACCTATCTCTTGAGGGTATTTTGCTTACTCGTTACCGAGCGCAGCGTCTCGCGTACCGCGTTCAAAATGAACCAGTCGCAGCCTGCTATCAGTGCGGCCTTACGACGCTTGCGTGACATTATTGGCGATCCTTTGCTGGTGCGCGAAAAAGGGGGCATGGTGCCCACCGAGCGTGCCATGGGTCTGCTGGCTCATGCCAAAGGAGCCTTGGCCGAGATCGACTGCATGGTCAACGCGCCAGACAGTTTTGATCCTCAGGTCAGCCGCAGTGAGTTTCATATCGGAGCGCCGGACTATCTGGCCCCTGTCTTTATCGGTGGTGTGGTCGAGCGCATGCGCCGTGAGGCACCGGGCGCGCGTTTGAATCTGCACTCTCTGGATGCCAGTTTTGATTTCGAGCGTTCTTTGGCTGAAGGCGATCTGGATATGGTTATTGGCAACTGGCCCGAACCGCCGGATCGCATGCACTTGTCCGTGTTGCTGGAAGATCAGATCGTCTGCCTGGTTGCCGCGACGCATCCTTTGGCGCGCAAGGGCTTGACCATGGACGATTACGTGCGGGCGCGTCACGTGGTGCCCATGCCGTACTCCATCAACCAACGCGGTGTGATCGACACGACCTTGGCGAGCTTGCGTATTCAGCGCGATGAAAGCGTAGCGGTGCAGTCCTTCTCGGCAGCGCCGTATTTGCTACAGAATACAGACCTGATTTTTACGACTTCACGTCATTTTGCCGAGTTCTATTGCCGTTTATTGCCCCTGGCTATTTTGGAGGCACCGCTGGAGTTTCCTCCCATGCGTTTTTATCAGCTCTGGCATGAACGTAATCGGCATTCGCCCAGCCATCGCTGGTTACGGCGGCTCCTGACCGAGTGCGGGAATCAGTTGGCCTCGACAGAACCGTTGTCGCAACCCGATTCCTGA
- the uraD gene encoding 2-oxo-4-hydroxy-4-carboxy-5-ureidoimidazoline decarboxylase produces MTTQTLTTTHALAELSSLDQRQFVDRLEGIFEHSPWVPERSWNQRPFDSVDQLHACMVQVVQDASYEEQKNLICAHPELAGKEAEQGTLTSASTGEQRGAGLDQCSTEELARLRGLNAQYRERFGFPFVIAVKGLSRYQIMDTVEARLNNDAELEFQTCLTEIGKIARFRLDALLA; encoded by the coding sequence ATGACCACTCAAACCCTTACCACCACACATGCGCTAGCTGAACTATCCAGCCTGGATCAGAGGCAGTTTGTGGATAGACTCGAAGGTATTTTCGAACACTCCCCTTGGGTCCCTGAGCGTAGTTGGAACCAGCGTCCGTTTGACAGCGTGGATCAACTGCATGCCTGCATGGTGCAGGTGGTCCAGGACGCCTCGTACGAAGAACAAAAGAACCTGATCTGTGCTCACCCCGAACTGGCTGGCAAAGAAGCCGAGCAAGGGACACTGACCAGCGCGTCAACCGGAGAACAACGTGGCGCCGGCCTGGACCAATGCTCGACCGAAGAATTGGCCCGCCTACGTGGCCTGAACGCCCAGTACCGTGAGCGTTTCGGCTTTCCCTTCGTGATTGCCGTCAAGGGTTTGAGCCGTTACCAAATCATGGATACAGTAGAAGCCCGCCTGAACAACGATGCTGAGCTCGAGTTTCAAACTTGTCTGACCGAAATCGGCAAGATTGCCCGTTTCCGTCTGGATGCGCTGCTGGCCTGA
- a CDS encoding ureidoglycolate lyase, with the protein MTITLKLETLTAEAFAPFGDVIEACDTVQHFTINDGNTERYHDLAKIEPGPEGHAIVSIFRGQPRTLPFTVEMMERHPKGSQAFIPQSGQPYLVIVAPAGPTPKASDLRLFLARGDQGVNYATGVWHHPLMALNQVADFIVIDRKGPGDNCDVIQLEEKATIAELETTTA; encoded by the coding sequence ATGACAATCACATTGAAGTTGGAAACCCTGACAGCCGAAGCCTTCGCCCCTTTTGGTGATGTCATCGAGGCCTGCGACACGGTTCAGCACTTCACCATCAACGACGGCAATACCGAGCGCTACCACGATCTGGCCAAAATTGAACCGGGCCCAGAGGGTCACGCGATTGTGTCCATTTTTCGTGGCCAGCCACGCACCCTGCCCTTTACCGTGGAAATGATGGAGCGCCACCCCAAGGGGAGCCAGGCCTTCATTCCCCAGTCCGGCCAGCCATATCTGGTGATTGTGGCCCCCGCCGGCCCCACTCCCAAGGCAAGCGATCTGCGCCTGTTCCTGGCTCGTGGCGATCAGGGCGTGAACTACGCAACCGGCGTATGGCATCACCCCTTGATGGCCCTGAATCAAGTAGCCGACTTCATTGTGATTGACCGCAAAGGCCCTGGTGACAACTGCGATGTGATTCAGTTGGAAGAAAAAGCCACCATCGCTGAACTGGAAACCACGACAGCGTGA
- a CDS encoding class II aldolase/adducin family protein, protein MSQSCPITPDIEAIYAHRPADIDPEHWRARVNLAAAYRLAARQGWDDIIYTHLSLRLPGHDDIFLINPFGLRFDEICASNLLLIDTQGQVVDGTGRRANPSGFAIHGAVHRARADAHCVIHLHTDASIAVSALSCGLLPLSQHAMRFWQDIGYHPYAGLAFAPDEQQALLQHLGKYPALLLRNHGALTCGRTVAEAYVLMDALERACRIQLSAMAASPQLHLPTQDVLALTHRQLLPGNEPEGLLEWPALLRKLYQSEPDFCR, encoded by the coding sequence GTGAGCCAGTCCTGTCCTATCACGCCGGACATCGAGGCCATTTATGCCCATCGTCCGGCGGATATTGATCCCGAGCACTGGCGCGCCCGCGTCAATCTGGCCGCCGCTTACCGGCTGGCGGCCCGCCAGGGCTGGGACGATATCATCTACACCCACCTTTCCCTGCGCCTGCCCGGCCACGACGACATTTTCCTGATCAATCCCTTTGGTCTGCGCTTTGATGAAATCTGCGCCTCCAATCTGCTCTTGATTGATACCCAGGGCCAAGTTGTGGACGGCACAGGCCGCCGTGCCAACCCCAGCGGTTTTGCCATTCATGGTGCCGTCCACCGCGCTCGTGCCGATGCACACTGTGTCATTCATTTACATACAGATGCCTCAATTGCGGTCTCGGCCCTGTCCTGTGGATTGCTGCCCCTGTCCCAACACGCCATGCGTTTCTGGCAGGATATTGGCTACCACCCTTACGCCGGCCTGGCCTTTGCGCCCGACGAGCAACAAGCTCTGCTCCAGCACTTAGGCAAATACCCCGCCCTGCTTTTACGCAATCACGGGGCGCTGACCTGCGGGCGTACGGTGGCCGAAGCCTATGTCCTGATGGACGCGCTAGAGCGCGCCTGCCGCATTCAACTGTCTGCCATGGCAGCAAGCCCCCAATTGCACCTTCCTACCCAGGATGTACTGGCTTTGACACACCGCCAACTTTTGCCGGGGAACGAGCCAGAGGGCTTGTTAGAATGGCCAGCCTTGCTGCGCAAGCTCTACCAGAGCGAGCCGGATTTTTGCCGCTAA
- a CDS encoding 4-oxalocrotonate tautomerase has translation MPSINVQLFDGRPVEIKRELAQALTKEACRVLGCTPEAVDIVFTDVKRENWATAGVLWSDK, from the coding sequence ATGCCTTCTATTAACGTACAACTATTCGACGGCCGTCCTGTGGAAATCAAACGTGAACTTGCCCAGGCCCTGACCAAAGAAGCCTGTCGCGTGCTTGGCTGTACACCAGAGGCAGTTGATATTGTCTTTACCGACGTCAAACGCGAGAACTGGGCCACGGCCGGTGTTCTGTGGTCAGACAAATAA